From the genome of Monomorium pharaonis isolate MP-MQ-018 chromosome 2, ASM1337386v2, whole genome shotgun sequence, one region includes:
- the LOC118644362 gene encoding uncharacterized protein LOC118644362 isoform X3: MDIQGMWDLFFDHPSDDDDNFPHQREFHFKVPDFFENIVSAYSLTDFKSHFRLEKATYERLVQSLGGRLRRDRGAEKMSPDKQIAITLWILGNQEVYRKS; the protein is encoded by the exons ATGGATATACAAGGAATGTGGGACTTATTTTTTGATCACCCATcagatgatgatgataattttCCGCATCAACGAGAATTTCACTTCAAGGTTCcagatttttttgaaaatattgtatcGGCATATTCTTTAACAG atTTCAAATCACATTTTCGACTAGAAAAAGCTACATATGAAAGATTGGTACAAAGTCTTGGAGGACGTCTTCGCCGTGACCGGGGTGCTGAGAAAATGTCTCCCGATAAACAAATAGCTATTACCTTATGGATCCTTGGAAACCAAGAAGTTTACAG GAAATcctaa
- the LOC118644362 gene encoding uncharacterized protein LOC118644362 isoform X4: MDIQGMWDLFFDHPSDDDDNFPHQREFHFKVPDFFENIVSAYSLTDFKSHFRLEKATYERLVQSLGGRLRRDRGAEKMSPDKQIAITLWILGNQEVYS; the protein is encoded by the exons ATGGATATACAAGGAATGTGGGACTTATTTTTTGATCACCCATcagatgatgatgataattttCCGCATCAACGAGAATTTCACTTCAAGGTTCcagatttttttgaaaatattgtatcGGCATATTCTTTAACAG atTTCAAATCACATTTTCGACTAGAAAAAGCTACATATGAAAGATTGGTACAAAGTCTTGGAGGACGTCTTCGCCGTGACCGGGGTGCTGAGAAAATGTCTCCCGATAAACAAATAGCTATTACCTTATGGATCCTTGGAAACCAAGAAGTTTACAG CTGA
- the LOC118644362 gene encoding uncharacterized protein LOC118644362 isoform X1 produces the protein MDIQGMWDLFFDHPSDDDDNFPHQREFHFKVPDFFENIVSAYSLTDFKSHFRLEKATYERLVQSLGGRLRRDRGAEKMSPDKQIAITLWILGNQEVYRLVCFLHVNMLICFKLKTYLSAF, from the exons ATGGATATACAAGGAATGTGGGACTTATTTTTTGATCACCCATcagatgatgatgataattttCCGCATCAACGAGAATTTCACTTCAAGGTTCcagatttttttgaaaatattgtatcGGCATATTCTTTAACAG atTTCAAATCACATTTTCGACTAGAAAAAGCTACATATGAAAGATTGGTACAAAGTCTTGGAGGACGTCTTCGCCGTGACCGGGGTGCTGAGAAAATGTCTCCCGATAAACAAATAGCTATTACCTTATGGATCCTTGGAAACCAAGAAGTTTACAGGTTAGTATGTTTTTTACatgttaatatgttaatatgttttaaattaaaaacttatctaAGTGCATTCTAA
- the LOC118644428 gene encoding cyclin-dependent kinase inhibitor 1C-like, with the protein MAVPKTSGTIHPPSAPAPTTTPALTTAPAPTTAPAPAPTTVPASASSSTPIPTPEPVPPPNPDPALPPLKDEKNEKPRRWHERSKSQRPRGQEGRGGRGGRGGRGRGRARPKKCFLFYLFIRKDSTSASSSGTNPNSVENK; encoded by the exons ATGGCGGTGCCGAAAACATCGGGAACAATTCACCCGCCTTCAGCTCCGGCTCCGACTACGACCCCAGCTTTGACTACAGCCCCAGCTCCGACTACGGCCCCGGCTCCGGCCCCGACTACGGTCCCGGCTTCGGCCTCGTCTTCGACCCCAATTCCAACACCGGAACCGGTCCCGCCCCCGAACCCGGACCCGGCTCTACCGCCATTAAAAGACGAGAAAAACGAAAAAC ctCGTCGGTGGCACGAGAGGTCGAAATCGCAAAGGCCGCGAGGACAAGAAGGCCGTGGAGGCCGTGGAGGTCGTGGAGGCCGTGGACGAGGCCGTGCGCGACCTaagaaatgttttcttttttacctGTTCATAAGaa AGGATTCAACCTCCGCCTCCAGCTCCGGCACCAACCCCAACTCCGTCGAAAATAAATAg